One window from the genome of Antechinus flavipes isolate AdamAnt ecotype Samford, QLD, Australia chromosome X, AdamAnt_v2, whole genome shotgun sequence encodes:
- the LOC127543089 gene encoding ragulator complex protein LAMTOR1-like — translation MGSCCCSCEEDDVSDPEEECARLLEPPSEPDGASISNSLNDQDEEAILKSILAKTASSIIDVAAAQSQRLGPHECLDRARLYHNRLAKLNRPSVSGGVRDGSCARDGSSCSRGTSRERLRSYWKKKEAPPAPLPTLTNHPHRVLADAQVPFADVQEAIHIAEDAHRAMQHASLSLGP, via the exons ATGGGGAGCTGCTGCTGCAGCTGCGAAGAGGATGACGTCTCTGACCCAGAGGAAGAGTGTGCACGCTTGCTGGAACCCCCCAGCGAGCCGGACGGGGCCTCCATATCCAACTCTTTAAATGATCAGGACGAAGAGGCCATCCTCAAGTCCATCCTGGCCAAGACTGCCAGCAGCATTATCGACGTGGCCGCGGCCCAGTCGCAGCGCCTGGGCCCCCACGAATGCTTGGATCGAGCCCGGCTGTATCACAACCGGCTGGCCAAGCTCAATCGGCCCTCCGTGAGCGGAGGCGTCCGGGACGGGAGCTGCGCACGGGACGGGAGCAGCTGCAGCAGAGGAACCTCTCGGGAAAGGCTACGGAGCTACTGGAAGAAGAAAGAGGCCCCGCCCGCGCCGCTTCCAACTCTTACCAACCACCCTCACCGCGTATTGGCCGACGCGCAGGTACCCTTCGCAGACGTACAAGAGGCCATCCACATCGCGGAGGACGCCCATCGCGCCATGCAGCAC GCTTCTCTTAGCTTGGGGCCCTAG